DNA from Thunnus maccoyii chromosome 5, fThuMac1.1, whole genome shotgun sequence:
AGCCGAGATCAAAGATGTAATTTGtcggaggagagagagaggggggagcaATAAAGTGGTAGTGGAAAGGACAATGGCACGAGTATGGGTCTTGGTTGGTGGCAGTGAAGAGGTGAGACTGCAGGGAggattttcagtttgtgttttggagGTGTTGGACGAGGCGGACGGGGTCTATTTTAGTCTGGTGTGGGAATTCAGCGTGGCATGTTTGTGTTGGGAAGCCTGGAGTGTGGTGACCtcatgttggtgtgtgtgtgtgtgcttgattCTATGAGTGTGACTTCATCCCAGAGAGTATTTATAGCCCCCAGTGcagtgtgtaactgtgtgtgcttgtactttttgcgtctgtgtgtgtgtgtctgccagaCTCACAGGAGACCCCAGGGAGGCAAGGCTAATATGAATATGTCTAACTCTGCTGTACTGTggctccacaaacacacagacctcTGCCCTCCACCACAATATCTCACAGGCTGTAACATTACATTTACTGCGCTGACCGCACGGTCACTGCATGTGTGCTTCTAATTTATGGGTTGATTTtagtaaacacacagcagataCTTCTTTCAGACAGCAATAAAATGAAGTATAAATCAGAAAGTTCTTAATAACTTGTCACTGATCAACACTGTATTAATCTGCATTGTTACCAaagcaacacattttattttgtgccATATTTATAGATTCCCCCTAGATAAAGTATTTCAGAACTTTTCCagaaatttgcatttttcttgcAGAAAGCAATTCAAATTCCACATGTTGCAGTTACCACTTAAAGTTTCACAACCATCCTGTTAGTAAGCAGTATCGAGTCTTTGCAATTTTTTTCGTGTgaaatttacaatgtttatttcattttctctgtttttatttggtgAAACAGAAGCACATAAAATGTAGtgtcttttcttgtctcctGTGTGTCAGAATATCAAATTTACCTCTAATAAAGAATGCATTTCAAACAGTTGTTACTTCATTTTCTACTATTTAGTGCAAATGTTCCCTGCATATCAGAGCTGAAGGTTTCACGTGAAAGTAACACAcaatcaacaacaaacacaatgtcAGACGTAACTGTTGAGGTTGAGTTGTATTGTGGATAATTTAGGTGCCAGCTTGCATGGATTTTGATCTTTGTTTGaactgtccattgtgagtctGACAGTGTCATAGGAGTGCAACACTAGTTTGGTGGAATATTGAAACAACGAGCCGTAAGATCTTAGTGTTTactatttattctatttttaaatattaggtatgttatgttttttttagatagtTCCAATCAAACCGGGGTTGTTGCAGTTCATGTTGGCGTCTCCGTCAGTCACATTAGGGaatttattttaagtattttgaaCCTGTGTGattataatgatgatgaaaatgataatggactttttgtttttactctgtCACTCAGCTCTTGGCTGTATGTTGCAATACAGAGGAGCCAACAGgtatgattattttctctctgtctgtttatcaTTCGTCCTCTTTACAGGAGGATTTGTGATCTCTGATTTGTGTCTTTCCTGTCTCAGGGTGGTGTACAGAGTGGCCAGCGTCCAGCCTGTCGTCAGCGCCCACAGCTCTGTCTTGACTCGTTCCtctcctcacccctcctccctccctcctcctctccctccctccattccTCCTCCCCAGCATTCCCCCCAGCtgtcttccctccctccccccgtGCCAGCCCTGGCCTCCCAGGGCTGCGTGGCTGGCGGAGGTGATGCCTCCTCCCAGCCGCATCCCCAACATCAGCCCGGTCCTCAGCTTCAGTCGCATTCGTATCCTCAGCACTCCCAGCACCACCTTCAGCCACAAACCAGCAGTCAGCCCAGCACACAGCCTCAGTCCCATCACCCAGCCCATTCCCAGTCCCTCTCATACTCCCGTTCCCAGTCCCACACACAGCCACCATCCCAGTCTCAAGTTAACACTCCTGAACAGAACGGCATCCTGGACTGGCTGCGCAGGCTTCGGCTCCATAAGTATTACCCCGTCTTCAAACAGCTCACCATGGAGGAGGTGGGTATAGCTTCAGATTCTGTCACAAGGAGCATATGCaaccactcaaaaatgtttctatAATCTTCTGAACCTCTTTTCCTGTACAATCTACAGTTTTTAGCGCTGACAGAGGAGGACCTGAACAAGTACGACTTGACCCAAGGAGCAAAAAAGAAACTCAAGACTCAACTGGAGCTGCAGAAGTCTGCAGAGTAAGCTGCGGATGTCACtaatccagttttttttttgtctgagttCACACAGTGAAGAGCTTGTTTGATGTTTCGCTCTGTTCTGGCCAGTTGTAAGCAGTGTGACGGAATGGTTTCATCTAGTGGTCCTGTGTCATGAAGTTTTCTGGGGTTTTTTGCCGTATCAGTATATCAAAGCATAACATTGTTTTTACAGGAAGTTATGTGCAGTTAAGGGGCGTTTGGCAAGGGATAATCCACAACCACTCATGTTATTGAAAAGTAGCGCACATTATGCAGAGGCTAATATGGCTAATCATTTTTTGTAATTGCACAGTTCCGAATGGATTTTCCCTCttaaaaaagtattgtttttatcatattttaggTGTATAGTCTTTCTAAATGCCAAATTTAGAATGACTGTTTCTTAAACTTGAACGAATACTAATAATTCCCAAAACTAcataattcccaaaatgtcaaactattaaCTCCAAAAAGTAGAAGTCACAACTCAGCAACAGCTGGAACGAGTAGCCTGCAAGCTTTAAAGGGGTGATGAGGCTGATACATCAGAGCCGTGCAGTTATCTGAAAATACAGCACCATGCTTTGTCCTATTAACGATTAACAGACAGACTGATCGACTGCTGATTTCGGCCGTATATGCACAGCAGTAACAGTCCATACAGCGTCAATGGTTAACCAGCTGTAGGTGGGCTGGAGAGATAAGATGTACTTATGAGGAGATAATCgacagaaacacatgcaaaaacacaaaaacaaggaCGTGCAAGCAAATGCTTCTAAATGCTCTGTCTTACTTATACAAACAGACCAACacgcacacttacacacacacacacacacacgtacacacggATCCCTGACTCGAACCCGCTGTTATTATCTCTTCATCGTGTTTCCATCCCCAGTATCAACATGTTTCCATTAGGTAGGTGACAACACGTgtgttgcgtgtgtgtgcatgcttaaacaagacagagaaaatggaaagttCCTGCATTGGTTTTCCATGCAGCGGGTTTGCAGATGTGTTTGTTGAATAGCAGCTGGGATGCTGAGGCACATGTTGAGTGGGCAATGTCTCTCCCTGGTGGTGATATAAGGACATTAGCTGCTGTTCAACCTCAGGCAACATAAACTTATAGATTTTTGTAGTGTAAAACAGGTCTTCAAGATTACTTGGgcagctctgtccaaagttaaaaaattcCAACAAATTCCAACACTTTTAAATCTAGTCCAGTTAACAATAATTCAGTTGTATAtagtttgtttaatccataacAGTAATTTTGGAGACagtttcaaatttaaaatataaaatatgtatatattttgttttatttgtcacagTCAAGAGGAAAGATTGAAAACTTCCAGCACATggatattataaaataaatgaattaaattgcatctaaaaataaacatgtacactAAACAAGATCAACGGCAGTATGCATCAaacctctcttctctcttaATTTACAAATTTGTTACTTTTGGagtatttttcttactgttgtgtgtttgtgtttctgtgtgtgtgtgtgtgtgtgtgtgtgtgtgtgtgtgtgtgtgtgtgtgtgtgtgtgtgtgtgtgtgtgtgtccagcaggGAGATGAAGATGGAGAAGCGGTCCTGCAGCGGCATTGCCAGGGTGACTCCTTCCAGTCACATGGGACCCTCAACACACCCCACCTCCACTGCAGGTAACAAAGCTGCTTTAGGCTCTCTGCTGGTTTGACATCATTCACatgtatttacattattattctgTGTAGATATGAGAAATAGCAGGTTAAATGTTTGCTGTGGctcaaaataactttatttggtgttttgcaTGTGAATGTTACAggttaaaagttttatttctggGAGGAGAGGTTTATCCTCTACTCCCAGAAGTCATCAATTACTGCTGTCTTTGAGCACAGTACTAAACTCCTTTTGTACTACTGAGCAGATGCTCAGTGTGCTGCAGAATGAGACTGTGACTGCACAATGTATGATTTGAAATGGCCAGCATGCTCAGTTCCCTGAGTCCAAAACGGTCCAAAACATGATATGTTTTGCAGCAGAGCTGCGAGTGGAGGTGGATGCCATGCTGCACCATCACCCCGTCTCCACAGACAGCAGCTCATCCTCAGGCTACTCCAGCTCTTCCTGCTCCCCCCGAACACCCTTCTGCAGTGACTCCACTTTTGACAGGACCAGAGACATTCACCGACGTAAGTTTCCTCTTACTTTACCCTTTCTCTTTCCTTATTCCCATTGTGACACCAAATAATGAGAATAAATTTACAGAAGAATGAGCTGATAGGCATTTGTAAAATTTTCCCAGCAGCACTTTTTGGCCTCAAGCAATACTTCCTCTGTATTATCAGTAATATACGGTGGCCGACAAAGGCTGAAAAGAGAAAACCTGACATATTCATACTGTATGAGCGTCTGCTCCAGGTCACTCCTGCCTCCCTCACATTAGTACACACCAccctgtgtctgtgtttcaggtgtgtcGGGTCCAGACGCAGCAGGAGGGGGTCCAGAGAAGGACCGCTCATGTGTTTTCATTCTCAACTCCAGCTGCCCCACAGGCTCCAGTCGCCCCACAGCACAGGTCCTTCCCGTCCAAACCGAcccagctcctcctcttcctccctcctgctcctccCACCTCCCCTTCGGCCTCCCGCAGTCTCCCTACCACCCTCAGGCCAGCTACCCCCAGACCCTGCTCTCCTCGGTCTCAAACCCAGCACGCATCCTCACTTCCCCGCGGAAGCCGCGGCCCCCTCCGCTGTGCACGGAGGACAGGACTAAGCCGCTGGGCTCGGGCCTGCCTGCTGCTGGCGCAGGCTTCAGTGGGGGGCTGGGTGTAGGGATGGGGGTGAGGCTGGAGAACCTTTTCCCTGGGCTGAACGTGGACGGCTCTTCCACGCTCCAGGACTCGGTGGTGTGCCGCGGTCTTACAGGAGCTGCTGTGGGTCTGATGGTGGAAACCAGCTCTGCTCTGACCTCCACCTCCAACAGCGTCCACCATGTCTCCCACCCTCCTCTCCATTTCCAcctctcatcctcttcatccaCCTCTCCATCCGGATACTACTCCTGCCCACCTAcctcctcttccacctcctccttctcttctttctcctcctcctcgtgtCCCTCCACAAAGTCCGGCTCACAGTCTGCAAGCTCCACTAGTGGGGGTGGCTTTGTTCCCATGGCAACCACAACCACTGTCCCTGTGGCTGCGGTGCCCGGCAACACTTACTACCCGCCCCAGCCTACCTCCagcccctccccttccccttcctctgcctcctcattGGATCAAAATTCAGGTCACACCCCCTccgtgtgtgtttgcagctcCTGTGGTTGTCGGGGGAACTGCGGGGCCTACGGGGCGTTGCCTGGATATGCTGCTGCGGCTGGCTACCTGCAGCCATTCCCGACCGGCCCCTCCCTCTTCACCCTGGGTCCTCTGCTCCATCTCAGCCCCCTGATAGCCTCGTCCAGCAATGCGGGCGCTGGAGCCGCGCCCTTCTCCTACCCCATGATGATGCCACCGCCCTATCACCATAGCCCCGTGTCACATGACCAGCAGCAGGGCTTTGGCTACTACCAGCCCCATGGCATCATGGGAAACGGAGGCCAGAAACGTGCAGCGGGAAACCTGTCATGTTATAACTGTGGTGCCAATGGGCACAGAGCAGAGGACTGCAAACAGCCGCCCATGGACTCATCACAGCAAGGTGAGTGAATCAGTCTGCAGGGTGCTGCtggaattaataaaaacattttcattttataaatacatttagaaaaacaatttgcattttaaagattaattaaaaacacaaccaaaaaagATTAATATGATTATGTTTGTGCAAAATAATGATTTAGTTTTCTCTGTTGATTGGAATGGactcacaaatacattttaaaaggtaTTTTATATTTGGTTATTTGTTTAACTAATGTGAGCTCTTGTTGCTGCTCTGTGGGTTTCATACTGCTTACTTGAAgctacattaaaatgaaaaaacaaaacaatacgATCCATAAATGTcaaagaatgagagaaataaactgTAAGATGGAAAAAGAGGCAAATAGATTAGTCAGTAATTTTGCAGTTCTATTTTAAACTGGGAAACAGGATTAATAATTGGCTAATGTTATgactttgtaaaaatgtttttttcaaattaaaagcaactTAATTTACTCAGTTAATTCAtgttcatttcagtttcagttagTTTTATTGACATTTCCGAACCTTATAAAGGAAAGTAGAGCtcaatgaaaaggagaaaagtgatgtttataattaatattaattgatCATCATTTAACACTGAGGAAGTCTCCACAGAGACTCcattaataaatgaatgtttttattatcatttaaccTTTATGTAACCAGGAAGTCTCCTGAGGTACATTATCTCTTTAACAATTGTTATTTGCATGTGGAGTGATGATGATCTCATGGGAGCTTAGAACagattattattcttattattactGTAATGTTTTCTGCAAGGTAGCCAGAGCTACTGCTCTGTTTGAAGTTACTCCCATTCTTAGTTTATTAAAAAAGATAGCCTTTATTAATCACCTAAAACACTCTTTTAACCATAATGCATGCATCAGTGTGTCACATCTTTATTACACTAACTCAGTGAGCCCTTCAGCATAATGTTTTCCTCTGTACAGCTCAGGCATTTTCTGATGTCTGTATTTAAAGTCATACAACTACGTTTTTAGCATCAAAATTTGGACACAAAACAATGCtaaaattataatttatattatatattatatttatattattataattgcaCAACACTTATTCAGCAGTTCTGTCAATTTGGGCTTagtttattataaaaacattagaaTAGGCTATTTTTCATGAAGCAAAGTTGGGTCAACTTCATGTCTTTGGCTCAAACTTTCTGGACATTTccaacacatttgatttctctgctgtgtttcacAGGAACATTTCGACTGAAGTACACTCCTCACTCTGACAGTAAGGACTCAGGGGACTAACCAGGAGAAACACAAGTGGATTTGAATTGTCATACTCTTGACACGACTGTACCTCATGTTCCTCAGCAGGCAGCCGCCACAGAGTTTTAAAGGGATGTGCAGACAGCCTGCTTCACCACGGGTCCGTTTAAGGACTGTTGATCTGAAAGCAGATCTATTTTATCCTTTTGTAATTCTTTTACAACAGCTATCACTGCAGAGAGCCATCGGCAGCAGCTGCCTGAGAACAGCGAAAAACAAGGAGGGAGAGGAGTTTCTTTACACTACTTACATATGCCTCGCtgagagatgaaaggaggacagaaaagaaacagattGGCGAGGAGAGACGGATACAGAGTATATGAAGAAGAGATGGAATGGCTGTCACAGTCCGTGTCACCAGATTAGCTTTCCTCCCCACTCAGATCTCCTCTGATACAAGTCACAAGGAGAGCTGGGGATCCTAAACTCTGCCTCAGTTCATCTCAGAGACTTCCTCCACGGAAGAAACAGTCAGCCACATCACCTACAGTGCAGTACAACCAGAGAGTCTTTCCCCCAGCCAAATAACAGAACGTCTGTAGTCTCCTGGATGGTTCACAAACCAAAGGAACAGAAGTCCAGCATCCTAATAACTTCCTGGACACTCAGCGGAATGCATTTTTAACTTGTTCTGAACCTAAGACCCAGTTTGATCTAATCATGCCTTTATTGAGACAGCTTGAATATCTTGGACATGTGTCCAGCTCTCTGAACCCACAAAGAAGCAGCAGTGTTATCCTCCCTTTCACTGAATCCTCTGTTATATAAAGCCTCTCATACCAGCTTTAAAACACGGATTATTAAAAGAAGCAATTCTCTTATACGTCTTGTGATCAGGTTCGACTCGCTGCTGTCCATGGATGACATGTGATGTAAAGCAGAGCTGTGTCCCCATTCCATACTTCATACTAACTGTATACGGTACATACTTTATACTTATCATTGTAGTGGACTGGTTTTTGCTGTTAGTTTACAAGAAATCAGCACACTTTATTGTTTTAGTCTAGCAGGATTGATGCAGTACGTACATTGCTCAAACACAGTCAAGCCGTGACTTCAGAACATCACGACCAATTAAAGCTCCCCTGTTgagtttttttgtaaacaaagtgtctgtttacatttgttgttacccagaaaaacacattgtgtggATCATCAATGTCTAACAAACATactgaatgcatttccttcctcataaaacatttgcaaagccagttttttttaagtattttgaaAACCTGCATCGTCGACCACAATGTTTACATGCAAACAGTCTTCGTCTTCATGTTTCACAGGTTTCTTGGtacctgtagatcagtggaatacTGTGAAACCTTTAGCAGGACTGTGTGCACCAGGTCTAACAACACAGAGACctacacattttttattgtttttactgctccaatatttattttatgcattGCATCATGGGAGAATATTGTCCATCAACAGTATACTCTAGTTTCTTCATAGTCTGCTTACTGACTGTTTTGAATGCTTGATTTAGTTGCTCTCCAGTGTGAGCACACTACATACATACCACCACATACTTACAAATGTATAGAATTAGAAAGCAGTATGAATTTGGGACACAGCAAACGTGTtacaaaaagtgttttcaatTGTATCTACTctattttctcttcatcttaCTTTTAAAAGGAACTGTGTACCCTGATTCAAGAGCTGGATCCTCCAAAAGATCCAGCTCACAAAGGTGGATTCTCTGAGAACTTGCTGCTCCGCCCAAGATCAGATCACCTCAACACTTCATTAAACAGCTGACAGTAGACGGCCCCTGTTTGTACTCAAATTTAAGTAAAAGACTTGAAATGGAACAGACTTTGTTGGTCTCTAGCAGGTGATCTTAGTGGGAGCCTGTACCAGCTCCCGTCAACAGTGCCTGGGGTTGAACCCATCACCTTCGGGTGACATGCAGCCTCTCTACCTCTGGGCCAGTCTGATAGCAAAACGGCTTACAGTGCCAGATGCTGCTTTCTATACAGGACAGGACAATCAGAATGCAGGCTAAATATTTTCAGACAAACATTAAATGTCAGTACAGAATATCTTTGTATCTTCAGTTCACAACAGTGTTCCTGCGGTCATTTAAGGCGGATCAACATTTCAAAAGTGCCAATTTCCTGCAGTGAAGTTTGCTGATGTCGCATTTTTTCATATTGTGGATGTAAGTGAATGAATGTCCTACACTTCAGCCTCTTTTGTAATTGTACAGCCTTTATACAAAAGAACATTTCAGGATTGTTGAATTTGAGAAACAGTCTGAGTTAAAGTTAGGAaatgtttgtgagtgtttttgAAGTCTTGGACTGTGTGTGAGTTGCTGGGCAGGACCCAGAGTTTTACAGACACGAGGACAGCTGGTCCTTCAGATGAAACTCTATCTGTACCCCTGGAGGGCGCAGCACAgggacatttatttaaaatggtaAATACTGAATATTCAGTATGTATAGCAACTTCTATCTGTTTGTTCAAAACAATAAgtcaacattgtgtttttttttgtaatgtaaaatatgttgtgttttgggGAATTGTGTTTTCACAGAAACGGGGCTCACAATCAACTAGCCTGCCCCTGGATGTTCAGCTGAATGTTCATTAGAGTTTTAACTGTGCAACTGTGTACATGAATATAGGTGCATAACAAGATTTCATTCAGTTGTtgcacagaaggaaaaaaaactgccttGGACTTTTGTTTCATAGATCATACCAAAGAGCGCcctcttttaatgttttttttgtttgtttgtttgtttttttgcacttaTCTAGTTTTGCTGTTGCCTTAAGCATCACAATAGAGCCTGGTAAGCTGATACCACAGCATGCATGTTGCTTCATCTTTAGTGAAAAGtgcttttgaaatatttgtgtgCAAATGTTTGAACACAGTTTATAATTATCCAGTTCAAGTATAGGTCAGATTTTATATCGCTTATTGTGTTTTCAAACTTGATTTGActctgagggaaaaaaacatttgagtaaTAAAATATGTTCTGATTCTGACTTTCATCATATTGTCTGCAGGATTTAGTTATTATAAGACGTTTTaagaatttaaataaatattcacgTAAATATCACCATTTATCAGCATAAACAAACCACCCATCtacaaatcaaaacacaaaattttAGCATGAAATGGATCAAAGATTGAATTTTTACACCCTGAAATCCAGTTTTCTGGCAGCGTTTGGCACATACTTGCTCCCGTCATTACTGTCTGAGCAGATGGAATCAGATATTTTCAG
Protein-coding regions in this window:
- the zcchc14 gene encoding zinc finger CCHC domain-containing protein 14 isoform X3, which gives rise to MVESRSCVQREGVYRWFSSLTSAQRAEFLCGLLDLCVPIELRFIGSCLEDLARKDYHSLRDAEIKANNPADLSGLTNITDEVVRSKLLVSLALLGSDNREAAGVLYRTLTHIDTVINNYGLALNDGRTEEQFLLLFTMASNHPAFSFHQKQVLRQQLGQILDILQSQTREAGTVSGLNSGVTVGRGDQAVSQELTPPHLDLPPPPPPPPPPPPPPPHLPPPVPAGQSHEAAASTKSHQGKSGKVVIERVVLRGVTHKSEDTSEYVFEASWSDGFMSSVVRTQQEVTDLLSQLSQVFPDEGVEKFLPQSIDLDPRCLTALPCHVLQHHSVQLFFTSTRPLSPNCASSLLPLPSSPPTAPVAPSCPFTPSSTLGCMLQYRGANRVVYRVASVQPVVSAHSSVLTRSSPHPSSLPPPLPPSIPPPQHSPQLSSLPPPVPALASQGCVAGGGDASSQPHPQHQPGPQLQSHSYPQHSQHHLQPQTSSQPSTQPQSHHPAHSQSLSYSRSQSHTQPPSQSQVNTPEQNGILDWLRRLRLHKYYPVFKQLTMEEFLALTEEDLNKYDLTQGAKKKLKTQLELQKSADREMKMEKRSCSGIARVTPSSHMGPSTHPTSTAAELRVEVDAMLHHHPVSTDSSSSSGYSSSSCSPRTPFCSDSTFDRTRDIHRRVSGPDAAGGGPEKDRSCVFILNSSCPTGSSRPTAQVLPVQTDPAPPLPPSCSSHLPFGLPQSPYHPQASYPQTLLSSVSNPARILTSPRKPRPPPLCTEDRTKPLGSGLPAAGAGFSGGLGVGMGVRLENLFPGLNVDGSSTLQDSVVCRGLTGAAVGLMVETSSALTSTSNSVHHVSHPPLHFHLSSSSSTSPSGYYSCPPTSSSTSSFSSFSSSSCPSTKSGSQSASSTSGGGFVPMATTTTVPVAAVPGNTYYPPQPTSSPSPSPSSASSLDQNSGHTPSVCVCSSCGCRGNCGAYGALPGYAAAAGYLQPFPTGPSLFTLGPLLHLSPLIASSSNAGAGAAPFSYPMMMPPPYHHSPVSHDQQQGFGYYQPHGIMGNGGQKRAAGNLSCYNCGANGHRAEDCKQPPMDSSQQGTFRLKYTPHSDSKDSGD
- the zcchc14 gene encoding zinc finger CCHC domain-containing protein 14 isoform X1, whose amino-acid sequence is MVESRSCVQREGVYRWFSSLTSAQRAEFLCGLLDLCVPIELRFIGSCLEDLARKDYHSLRDAEIKANNPADLSGLTNITDEVVRSKLLVSLALLGSDNREAAGVLYRTLTHIDTVINNYGLALNDGRTEEQFLLLFTMASNHPAFSFHQKQVLRQQLGQILDILQVSRGGAGGEGQGAGPGGDRAAVCYTQPHHHYHHQTVSLPLSPAACSLPDASAAYLPLSSCQLCHTRCTCWHKSQTREAGTVSGLNSGVTVGRGDQAVSQELTPPHLDLPPPPPPPPPPPPPPPHLPPPVPAGQSHEAAASTKSHQGKSGKVVIERVVLRGVTHKSEDTSEYVFEASWSDGFMSSVVRTQQEVTDLLSQLSQVFPDEGVEKFLPQSIDLDPRCLTALPCHVLQHHSVQLFFTSTRPLSPNCASSLLPLPSSPPTAPVAPSCPFTPSSTLGCMLQYRGANRVVYRVASVQPVVSAHSSVLTRSSPHPSSLPPPLPPSIPPPQHSPQLSSLPPPVPALASQGCVAGGGDASSQPHPQHQPGPQLQSHSYPQHSQHHLQPQTSSQPSTQPQSHHPAHSQSLSYSRSQSHTQPPSQSQVNTPEQNGILDWLRRLRLHKYYPVFKQLTMEEFLALTEEDLNKYDLTQGAKKKLKTQLELQKSADREMKMEKRSCSGIARVTPSSHMGPSTHPTSTAAELRVEVDAMLHHHPVSTDSSSSSGYSSSSCSPRTPFCSDSTFDRTRDIHRRVSGPDAAGGGPEKDRSCVFILNSSCPTGSSRPTAQVLPVQTDPAPPLPPSCSSHLPFGLPQSPYHPQASYPQTLLSSVSNPARILTSPRKPRPPPLCTEDRTKPLGSGLPAAGAGFSGGLGVGMGVRLENLFPGLNVDGSSTLQDSVVCRGLTGAAVGLMVETSSALTSTSNSVHHVSHPPLHFHLSSSSSTSPSGYYSCPPTSSSTSSFSSFSSSSCPSTKSGSQSASSTSGGGFVPMATTTTVPVAAVPGNTYYPPQPTSSPSPSPSSASSLDQNSGHTPSVCVCSSCGCRGNCGAYGALPGYAAAAGYLQPFPTGPSLFTLGPLLHLSPLIASSSNAGAGAAPFSYPMMMPPPYHHSPVSHDQQQGFGYYQPHGIMGNGGQKRAAGNLSCYNCGANGHRAEDCKQPPMDSSQQGTFRLKYTPHSDSKDSGD
- the zcchc14 gene encoding zinc finger CCHC domain-containing protein 14 isoform X2 — translated: MVESRSCVQREGVYRWFSSLTSAQRAEFLCGLLDLCVPIELRFIGSCLEDLARKDYHSLRDAEIKANNPADLSGLTNITDEVVRSKLLVSLALLGSDNREAAGVLYRTLTHIDTVINNYGLALNDGRTEEQFLLLFTMASNHPAFSFHQKQVLRQQLGQILDILQVSRGGAGGEGQGAGPGGDRAAVCYTQPHHHYHHQTVSLPLSPAACSLPDASAAYLPLSSCQLCHTRCTCWHKSQTREAGTVSGLNSGVTVGRGDQAVSQELTPPHLDLPPPPPPPPPPPPPPPHLPPPVPAGQSHEAAASTKSHQGKSGKVVIERVVLRGVTHKSEDTSEYVFEASWSDGFMSSVVRTQQEVTDLLSQLSQVFPDEGVEKFLPQSIDLDPRCLTALPCHVLQHHSVQLFFTSTRPLSPNCASSLLPLPSSPPTAPVAPSCPFTPSSTLGCMLQYRGANRVVYRVASVQPVVSAHSSVLTRSSPHPSSLPPPLPPSIPPPQHSPQLSSLPPPVPALASQGCVAGGGDASSQPHPQHQPGPQLQSHSYPQHSQHHLQPQTSSQPSTQPQSHHPAHSQSLSYSRSQSHTQPPSQSQVNTPEQNGILDWLRRLRLHKYYPVFKQLTMEEFLALTEEDLNKYDLTQGAKKKLKTQLELQKSADREMKMEKRSCSGIARVTPSSHMGPSTHPTSTAELRVEVDAMLHHHPVSTDSSSSSGYSSSSCSPRTPFCSDSTFDRTRDIHRRVSGPDAAGGGPEKDRSCVFILNSSCPTGSSRPTAQVLPVQTDPAPPLPPSCSSHLPFGLPQSPYHPQASYPQTLLSSVSNPARILTSPRKPRPPPLCTEDRTKPLGSGLPAAGAGFSGGLGVGMGVRLENLFPGLNVDGSSTLQDSVVCRGLTGAAVGLMVETSSALTSTSNSVHHVSHPPLHFHLSSSSSTSPSGYYSCPPTSSSTSSFSSFSSSSCPSTKSGSQSASSTSGGGFVPMATTTTVPVAAVPGNTYYPPQPTSSPSPSPSSASSLDQNSGHTPSVCVCSSCGCRGNCGAYGALPGYAAAAGYLQPFPTGPSLFTLGPLLHLSPLIASSSNAGAGAAPFSYPMMMPPPYHHSPVSHDQQQGFGYYQPHGIMGNGGQKRAAGNLSCYNCGANGHRAEDCKQPPMDSSQQGTFRLKYTPHSDSKDSGD